The region GATACTTTAGGGAGATATCTCATTTCTTAGGAAAACAAAAAGCCATCTGACATAAATGTTGAGTTAAAGAGCTTAAATGATGATTTTGCTGACATCAGTTATGTGTGTGGCTGGAGCCCAACGTCCAAAGACACCGAACTGTATGATATATTACGGGTTATTCTTTATGATGAACTTGCCAAATGGCCACATCTAAACAGGTGGCACACTAACATGCAAAGCTTTACTCAGGAAGAACGCCTAACATTTCCTACTCCAGGAGTATCTCTCACTTCTTTGGTGAAAAAGCTTGAATTGCTAAAGAGCACTGGCAATATCAGCAAAGATGTATTAGACAAAAAGGTGAGGCAGCCAGTTGTTTGCAAGCAAGGCTGCcataaattattgcataatTGTGATGAACATAAGCACAAAGAGAATTTTTCCAGTATGAGAATTCTCCAACATCATAAATTGAATTTCCaaagaaattcttttctttcaaaattttatagaactgaaaattatttgaaaagataaaagaatagAATTTTTGCTTCTATTAATTGTAgattataacaataattaatggCAGTTTTTTACTAGCTTGCCTACTGATATTATCTCTGCTGTTTCGACTAGTTTGATAAATCAACATTGAGGGgacttttctctttcattctgGTTGTCTTCTAATTTCTCCATCCACTCACGATGTTACGTCTAATACGCATCAATACTTTTCCTGTTGTATGGAAACGCAATTGCAACATATTGATGTCCACAACGTCACAGGTGGGTACGACGTTCCCGATTATCAAATCctggataattaaaaatgaaagcaACACtatgtggttttttttttttttttttttttttttttttttttattaatgggatattttatttgtttgattATAGATAGCAGAGGAAGTTGCCAAGTTGTTGAGCCTGAAAGCACAGTTAGGAGAGGAGAATGGTTGTCCTCACAAACTCATTCTCAAAACGCCGAAAGGTACGAGGGATTATAATCCAGAGCAAATGGCGCTACGATTGAGAGTGTTGgagaaaataatatcagtATTCAAGCGTCATGGTGCTGAAACGATAGATACGCCTGTATTTGAgctaaaagtaaaaattgttattgaaaattgttgttaaaaacaacgataattttaatttaattaatattaatatcgattttGCATAGGATGTCTTGACGGGTAAATACGGCGAAGACTCCAAGCTTATTTATGACTTAAAGGATCAGGGTGGCGAAATTCTCGCACTTAGATACGATTTAACAGTTCCTTTTGCGAGGTATCTGGCCATGAGCAAGATATCTTCTATTAAAAGATATCACATTGCCAAGGTTTACCGAAGAGATAACCCAGCAACGACTAAGGGTAGATATAGGGAATTCTATCAGTGTGTAAGcacaatatacattttattacattctaaaaatattacattttattagcATTAGCACTTTggcattgatatttttttaaatttacttcgaTATTTTTAGGATTTTGACATTGCTGGCCAGTATGATCCGATGTTACCAGATGCAGAATGCGTCCGAGTTGTATGCGAAGTTTTAGAAGCTCTGGACTTGGGAccatatttaattaagctaAATCACAGATCTCTGTTGGATGGGATATTTGCTGCATGTGGTGTGCCACAGAGTAAATTTCGCAGTATCTGCTCCGCCGTGGATAAACTGGATAAAAGTCCATGGGAGGAAGTGAAAAAAGAGATGATGGAGGAAAAAGGATTGGACGAGCATATTGCCGATAGAGTCGGCAAATATGTTTCGCAATCCGGTGGAGTGGAATTGTTAGccgaattaagaaaagataaagagtTAATGAAACAGCCTGTTGCTGTACAAGGTTTAGACTCTATGGAATTATTGCTAAAATACTGCAGCATTTACAAAATTCTGGATAAAGTCAAATTTGATTTAAGTCTCGCGAGAGGACTCGATTATTACACAGGTGTTATTTACGAAGCTGTATTATGCGGTATgtatatagtaaaaaaattttttttttttaatttattaatgaaatgcatattatgaataattttgacAATGATTTTTTGCAGGGGACGATGTCGGTGTTGGTAGTATAGCAGGTGGTGGCCGTTACGATAATTTAGTTGGAATGTTTGATAGTAAGAACAAAAATGTACCTTGCGTCGGAGTATCAGTGGGTGTTGAACGAATATTCAGCGTTATGGAAGCAAAATTAGCAAAGAAAGGCATAAAAACCCGCACTGCTGAAATCGAAGTGTTTGTAGCAAGTGCACAGAAAAATCTACACGAAGAGagaatgaaaatattaatggatCTGTGGGACGCTGATGTTAAGGCAGAGCAGTCTTATAAAAAGAACCCCAAACTTCTAGCGCAGTTGCAACACTGTGAAGAGAATGGCATCCCACTGGCTATAATCGTCGGAGAAGGCGAACTGGCGAAAGGTGAAGTTACATTAAGAGTCGTCTCAACGCGAGATGAAACTCGCGTGCCACGTAGCAATCTCGTCGAAGAAAtacgaagaaaattaaatatgttattataGCATTcttgtatacatttttgtcGTTGAAAAATCGAGATCTgtacaagaaattatttatatcacatttagttttattttgatttGTGTGCCGgtaagttaatttattaaattttacataaatttatattattttgcacaaaGTGGTAAAACCGTGATAAACTTTTTATCACCGATAGATGCCAATAGAGTAAAGTTACAACAAATGAATACATAAGAAAATGTGAGAATGTTGTAGACTTACCACACGGACATATAGACACAATTTTCCATAGAAATAATTTCCCTTAAGTAAATTTCTTCGGATGTAATCTGGTATTTAACcagattataatttaattctaataattcaCATATTTAATCTATCGCTTGAGAAAccaaatacattttttataatttattctgcAAGAACAtgtcaataaaatatcaaatttcataaaatatgttttacaattaGTCGTTTCTGtgctatttttctttaaacactGACTAAAGATTTAATGGCACAAACATCGCTTGAGCGATTGTAATAAAGGTCTAAAAGACAATTATTTtgcgattatttaatatattttatatccaattaaatatatttttaagttaatagattttaattaaaaatataaagatttcaCTATTTCCCGATTTTCTTCTCATTTCTTAATAATGCTAAGCCAGACatgctattaaaatttacaagttgcagaattatattaatccaTGTATGCTGCTTATGCTGCATATGTATGCGGTATATGTATGCTATGTATGGCCAACGCTGATTGGTTTTCTCGTAGAAACccagcgcgccgaccaatcacagcgcttcatcgatcgcctgatcgcgagCTCGCATCAGTCTACATGGACTCGTGCTACTGCGTACTACTAGAGGGcacggcgagcacgcggttcgagttcgaaacgaaaatgtcgaggcatccgtgcgtcgtagcccgtttctcgtATTGAATTTGACGATTTGAGACGGTCGGGAgtatcgtggactatctcgcgagtgtccagtgtgCGAAAGAATGACTCGACAACTACTGCGTACTAGAGGTcacggcgagcacgcggttcgagttcgacacgaaaatgtcgaggcatccgtgcgtcgtagcccatttctcgtgtcgaattcgaggatttgagacggtcgggagtgtcgtgaACTATCTCGCGATCCAGGGCGCGGAAGGAATGACTCGACAAGTgctacctgagaggaggaggaggcccaggaagggtatcctgccccagcggagcaacccagggGTAAGTAGTATCAGCTTTCCTTCCAAATTACATTCCGAATTACATTCTAaatctacatataattttgtcatttatgTTATAGATCAAGAGGAACTCCGCTGTAGTGCAGTGAAAAAAAGTGCTGCAcgccgatattaaattaaacgaaccgcagccggtttgtCGGTCATTTCAGGAGTGCCGCTAAATTTCgggcatttattttaaaattaattttttacgggagtgcattcgcgagtttctagtgcgcggaaggatggctcgtcacgtcccatctgagaggaggagcaggcccaggaggcatcctgcatcggcggagcaacttttaggtgagaataaattcttttttattaattttaattaaagaatcaaatacagacgcgttatttctttttttttttgtttgaacATTAATGATTTTCAGCAcgtttacattaatatgtttaattttatgttacagtcaccggcagaactcatcaactccgctgaatgCAGTTTGGTAAGTCACATAATTTATCTTTCGTAATTTGTCGGGTCTCTTGAATCTgtaacacgtcgtcgatcataaattactcaattataataacgcgtgCGAATTAGGACATTGCGAATAATGACGCGAAGCGTACGTATTATTTGTTCTTGTTACCATACACTTTAGAGCTTTAGAAAGTTGGTTATGAATCTTTTCTCGTAGGGCCGGTATTTATAGGGTGCATTTAAAAGCGCAATCGCTCAGTGAGTTTTTACATTTGATTGGAATATTCTTTCGAATCTGAAAATATCTACCAATCAGATGTAAGAGCTCACTAAGCGGTTGCACTCTTGGGCGTCAACGGAATTCTCCAATAAAAATCTAGGTGATCTCTCATGTAAACCGGGCACTGTAGACTCTTGACGTTGTATCTCGCGAGAGGGCACCAACGACAACAAGAATTCGCGTTACATCCTTACGTAAGCTCTTCTACTCTATCTGATCTTAGTTGACCGAAAACACGCGCGTTGGAAATGCACGTCTCGAGGCCGGAGACAAGCCTCTCCGGCCAAGACTCGGATCATGCGATCTCCTACCGAGGATTAGGATCAACACTCGGGATCTCGATTAGAATCCGACCGACTGGGCTCTCGTCGCGCAAATTGGAAGCTCGCTTCAGCTTAGGCCGTCCGGATCTCTCCGGAAGTTTCACTTCGATTTTCCGACATCTCGAAACATTTTTCCACATTCGTGTTTAATTTTCCCCGTTTCTTTCCCTTCATCCCCCCTGGAAATTCACGTGGAAATAGTCTACGTTTTCACGGGGTGACGAACGATCGCGCCGGGATCTCTCGCGTGCGTTTCTAGCCGCGGCGCCGGAAATCGAAGCCGTCATTCCAACCGTGTCGAACTCGGGAACTCGCCTCCTTTCCTCCATCCGCAGTGCGCGTCTCGCGAGAAACACGTAGGAGATATGAATAGGACGATCTCTCGATGACGTTTACGAGTCCAAGATTAGAGGCCAGTTACGCGCCTTCTAAAGATGTGCCTCCCGTCGTTTATCCGCCGGGTGACGAACCGGATTTACCGAGCCGTCGTCGTGCATGCCGTTGAATGAATACGCGCGGATGTGGTTGACGAAAACGATGAAAGGAGATTCCGCGCGCGAAACAACAATCGGGACCCCGGTATGACGAGCCATGGCAGATGGCACCGAAAATGCATTTCCGCGAAAAGCCTCTGGCCTGCGAACCGCGTTTAACGATGACGATGCCGTCGCTCTTGTGGAAATGATGCAACTAATGGGGACTAACTATTCAGCTGCTAACGCACGTAACGTGTGTGCCGAGGACGGTGTTATATTAATCGTCGCCAGATGCAATGCTCGTTCCTTAAATGACGAAGAAACACgtcgtattaaataaaatagaccTCTCGACAAGCTCGATTATAACCTTGGCAATTTTCTCTCAGAATCTTTATACCCTCTACTTTAGATTTAAAATCGAAGTTATTGTTtgaaattttccattttaattaaaattatcggcAAATAGCTCTTTCTTTTAGGAGTCAGATaactttgttaaaaaagaCTGCGCTACCAACGCAATCGTCATTATCATTTCAGAGTATTCATAGACgctattcatttttttttttcttttttttttttcaagaactGTTTTCCTTTCGTATCTCCGTTGATAAACTTAACACCAACTCCTATATATACTTTCTATGTAGCGTAGAAATGAAAAGGCACGGTTAAAAACCaagactttttcttttaatcagGATAACCTCGGGTTTCTGACGTCTGGAAAACTTGCCGATCGTCGTGTATGCTTTAAATTCGCGGCGATCCGTGATTTTCGTGTCACGAGCTATCCTCGCGGCGCGCAAATAAGGAAGGCGGCATGTCACGCCTCGCGGCTTTATAACCATCgctttgcgataaaaaaaaaaaaaaagaaaagaagatcgTTGATATTCTATAGCGGGTGTCGAGCGACGACGGGACTAGCACATAGTAATAGGAAATCATTTCGCGATCGCAAGGAGAACGACCGGTTCACGGCATCGCGTTATCTTTTGCGACGTTTCTCGCAATGGACCGGCACCGACTCTCGCAAATTCCTCCGAATCGGTCTCTCGGAGCCGTCCCTTTTAACGAATGCAAATCCGGACGAACCCGGGCGATCGCGCTTGGCTGGAAGAATTTCTTCCCGATTATCGCGCGTCCCTCGTCTTTCTCTCGATGCCGCTACGCGACGGCCTCGCGTTGCGAAAGATCGCCACGTTGAACGTCGCCCAGCGGCGTCACCTCCTTATACGGGATCCCGAGAAACTACGTGTGCGAGCTGCGAAAGGGTGGTGTGGAAAATCAAAAAATACCAGATGCATTCAAGTATTTTAAGCGAAAGACTTAGGTAGCGGATTACAGGAGAACAGGcaaaagaaatgaaaataattgaacCTTCGCGGAAGAAAGACGGCAATTGGGAAATTTTCCAGCCTCTCGAGTGTCCCACAAGTTTCCGTAATACCCGGCATTCTTACCGCAATACTTTTTGTAATCAAGCATAATTGCTCGagggaaaatataaaaagtttacgCTCCGGAATAAAACAGCCCGGCCGGCGCGTCTCTCCAACCGGTTGTATCCtcatctttaatttatttttaacgataaaaacaGCTCCTTTTCTCGCGATCTCCAATCGACGCGTGTCCccaccttaaaaaaaaaaaaaaagaaagagaaatatctCTAACGCGCAATCGTAAACGCGAAAAGTAGTATTCCACGGCGGTGCGGGAAACGTCGCGTCGCTAACGGGAAACGCATACTGCCGTCGCTCAACGACGACACATGAAACGTCCGTCGCGGCGACGCATTCGGTCCAAGTTTTCGGCAGAGTTCCGCTGCCGCCGAAACGGAAGAGCACGAAGCGAGTTTCGCGCCCGGCACTTTCAGTACGCGATGCGTTAACGCCCGTCGCACGGCGAATAATTCGTCTGCGATGCGTAATATGGAAGCGTtcgtatttaataaacggaTTAACTACATTTCGCGCTTTATACTCGATCGCCTCGAACTCGGGACGGCGCGTCCGAAATCCGCTTTAATTTCCTTGTCTTTCCGTCGATTCTCTTCGTTCGCGAAGGCTCCCGGCGCGGATATCGGACGAGTCTACAtgattcaataaaaatagtcGCCCTGACGCACGTTCCTCGGGAATGAGGCGTCGCGAACTACGCAATTGAAGTTTCAAGCCGCACGGATTGCGAATCGCTGCTCGCGTGCGCGTCGCACATCCGCAAGAAATGGATCACGGCGTTTGTCTTCCTCTCGGGATCGCGCAGCGAGCCTAATCCTTTTCCCGCGAACGCGTCTTTTGCGTTACACAGCGAATAAGTAACACGGCcgagagaacgaaagaaacCGCGAGACGGAGAGGAACGTCGCGGCAAATTCCGGCGGCTTGCCGAAAATAGGTTTAGGCCGCGATTGAACGCGATCCGAAATTTTTCTATATCGGTCGCGGGtataatattgattatttatgATCGCTATCCTCTTTAAGGTGGTTCATCCTTGTCCCCGTCCGCGCGCCGTCCCGCCCCGCGTTGCCACCACTACCCGCCAGCCTCCACTCGTTCCTGTCTATACCCGCGTTCCCTCGCCTTCTCTTCTCCCGCGCCATCCCCTTTGTCATCTTCTTCCTTCCATTCcaccctctcgctcgcacgctcCTGCGCGCACATGCACGCGCGACACACATTTACCCGGGGTGCACACATGCACacgttctctctcgcgcctcaacctcttctctctcgctccccGTCTCGTATTATCCCCCTACTGGCTCTCTATTCCTGCGTGTAACGACTCAATGGCGCTGCCACACCCTTGCGCCATCCAGTAATCAGTGCTATTGTTTTATAGTTCCTCTTCTGCTATTGCTTCTCGATACTAGGAAAGGCGACCCATCGATCCCCGAGTCTCGGGTTCGGGAACGCCGCGGCGGCCGCGTCGCTTCGACTCGCCTCTCTCGCCTTGCCTTGCCCAGCCCgcctcgtcgccgtcgccgccaccgccaccgccaccgcgcCTGGCCGCGCCAAAGCGAGAGAGTCGAGTCGAGCGGAGCGGAGCGGAGCGGTATACGAGAGCGCGGGCTCTCTTTACGGGCCGACCAGAGCCCGTATTCGCCCGCCACGCATTTCGAGATAAACGTGGCCGTTGGCCCGAGACCCCAGATGCGTTTTAACACCCGCATTTAAGCGCCACGCGGACCCGATTGTATgtgcgcccgcgcgcgcgatcgcacGGATGCGTTTTAGATTCTCGATTCAGGCACCTATTGGAAAAACATCctggaaagagagaaagacagagagagagagacttgCAGACTCTGTCGTTGAAACGATCGAGATATGTACATCCACGACCAGCCGTGTCAGACACCCGGCCTGCAGCAGGCTTCGACCAAAGGCACGCTCGGCCGCGTGTAAACGTGCCCCGTGAACGTATAAAACGTGAACATATAAGGACTTAATATTCTCGTCAGAACGATACGACGCAGCGCGCGTCCAGGAAAGCCGAAGGCTCGGGGGCGCGGCACTTTGCGCCTCGGAAATCGAATTTCGTCGCCTGTCCGAAACGTCGGTCTCTGGCAAAAAGTGGTCGCGAGCAGGGTCACGGTTTGGAATTCAAGGGCGACTCGAACGCGGAAAATCGCCAACGAGTCGCGGCTGCTTCCGCGAATTATCTCGCGCGATGTAATTGATAGCTGTAAGCTACTCGTTATTGAAAAGTATTTTC is a window of Cardiocondyla obscurior isolate alpha-2009 linkage group LG11, Cobs3.1, whole genome shotgun sequence DNA encoding:
- the Hisrs gene encoding histidine--tRNA ligase, cytoplasmic isoform X1 — encoded protein: MPYMLTMADETSRNTLLNRVKEQGEVVRRLKAAKADNTQENKKPSDINVELKSLNDDFADISYVCGWSPTSKDTELYDILRVILYDELAKWPHLNRWHTNMQSFTQEERLTFPTPGVSLTSLVKKLELLKSTGNISKDVLDKKIAEEVAKLLSLKAQLGEENGCPHKLILKTPKGTRDYNPEQMALRLRVLEKIISVFKRHGAETIDTPVFELKDVLTGKYGEDSKLIYDLKDQGGEILALRYDLTVPFARYLAMSKISSIKRYHIAKVYRRDNPATTKGRYREFYQCDFDIAGQYDPMLPDAECVRVVCEVLEALDLGPYLIKLNHRSLLDGIFAACGVPQSKFRSICSAVDKLDKSPWEEVKKEMMEEKGLDEHIADRVGKYVSQSGGVELLAELRKDKELMKQPVAVQGLDSMELLLKYCSIYKILDKVKFDLSLARGLDYYTGVIYEAVLCGDDVGVGSIAGGGRYDNLVGMFDSKNKNVPCVGVSVGVERIFSVMEAKLAKKGIKTRTAEIEVFVASAQKNLHEERMKILMDLWDADVKAEQSYKKNPKLLAQLQHCEENGIPLAIIVGEGELAKGEVTLRVVSTRDETRVPRSNLVEEIRRKLNMLL
- the Hisrs gene encoding histidine--tRNA ligase, cytoplasmic isoform X2, which gives rise to MPYMLTMADETSRNTLLNRVKEQGEVVRRLKAAKADNTQIAEEVAKLLSLKAQLGEENGCPHKLILKTPKGTRDYNPEQMALRLRVLEKIISVFKRHGAETIDTPVFELKDVLTGKYGEDSKLIYDLKDQGGEILALRYDLTVPFARYLAMSKISSIKRYHIAKVYRRDNPATTKGRYREFYQCDFDIAGQYDPMLPDAECVRVVCEVLEALDLGPYLIKLNHRSLLDGIFAACGVPQSKFRSICSAVDKLDKSPWEEVKKEMMEEKGLDEHIADRVGKYVSQSGGVELLAELRKDKELMKQPVAVQGLDSMELLLKYCSIYKILDKVKFDLSLARGLDYYTGVIYEAVLCGDDVGVGSIAGGGRYDNLVGMFDSKNKNVPCVGVSVGVERIFSVMEAKLAKKGIKTRTAEIEVFVASAQKNLHEERMKILMDLWDADVKAEQSYKKNPKLLAQLQHCEENGIPLAIIVGEGELAKGEVTLRVVSTRDETRVPRSNLVEEIRRKLNMLL